One genomic window of Glycine max cultivar Williams 82 chromosome 16, Glycine_max_v4.0, whole genome shotgun sequence includes the following:
- the LOC102663998 gene encoding abscisic acid 8'-hydroxylase 3, with the protein MLGCSEIVGKLKKFSCLIGVSCRNDDITASVAEFDAWPFEEEHRRIIENRKSGTNLTWSEVNNMPYTAKVISETLRRATILPCFSRKASQDFEINGYKVRKGWSINLDVVSIHHDPEVFSNPEKFDPSRFDEPLRPFSFLGFGSGPRMCPRMNLAKLEICVFIYHLINKYTLLIMESTSSGRQIMLGWEYTV; encoded by the exons ATGTTGGGTTGCTCAGAGATAGTGGGAAAACTGAAGaaattttcttgcttgattggtgTGTCTTGCAGAAACGACGATATCACTGCATCAGTGGCAGAGTTTGATGCATGGCCTTTTGAG GAGGAACACAGACGAATTATTGAAAACAGAAAGAGTGGAACAAATCTTACATGGTCTGAAGTTAATAACATGCCGTACACAGCCAAA gtGATTAGTGAAACTCTTCGTAGAGCCACAATACTACCTTGCTTTTCAAGAAAGGCATCCCAGGATTTTGAAATTAATG GTTATAAAGTTAGAAAAGGTTGGTCCATCAACCTAGATGTTGTTTCTATCCACCACGACCCAGAAGTTTTCTCAAATCCTGAAAAGTTTGATCCCTCTAGATTTGAT GAACCCTTGAGGCCTTTCAGCTTTCTTGGATTTGGTAGTGGACCACGTATGTGTCCTAGAATGAACCTTGCCAAGCTTGAAATCTGTGTCTTCATCTATCACCTTATCAACAAATACAC GCTGTTGATTATGGAGTCCACAAGCTCTGGGAGGCAAATAATGTTGGG TTGGGAATATACCGTATGA